In Gemmata obscuriglobus, a single genomic region encodes these proteins:
- a CDS encoding M17 family peptidase N-terminal domain-containing protein — MFRVAFVAFAALFAPFALPARGDDANAVKETVVAGPGAVALKVRMEGPYTADVPLQVVCYFKYTAAGAKKMTGAPVELDKHLGGVIAALRERGEFAGDELETVLITPPEGAIKAKALLLVGLGEEGKLSLQLMERVGRVAAREAVRLGARKVAFAPLLRDQGNDTLKTGDVEAAVVRGALTAYDTERRLQKEGLGKGATIEEWWVEAGPAYYDETVAGVKQAAAGASELIKARNAAPYTSKGK; from the coding sequence ATGTTTCGAGTCGCATTCGTCGCGTTCGCCGCACTCTTCGCCCCGTTTGCCCTCCCCGCCCGCGGGGATGATGCGAATGCGGTCAAGGAGACCGTCGTCGCCGGCCCGGGGGCGGTCGCCCTCAAGGTGCGCATGGAGGGACCGTACACGGCGGACGTGCCGCTCCAGGTCGTCTGCTACTTCAAGTACACCGCGGCCGGGGCGAAGAAGATGACCGGCGCCCCGGTCGAACTGGACAAGCACCTGGGGGGCGTCATTGCGGCCCTCCGGGAGCGCGGGGAGTTCGCGGGCGACGAACTCGAAACGGTGCTCATCACCCCGCCGGAAGGGGCCATCAAAGCGAAGGCCCTGTTGCTCGTCGGGCTCGGAGAGGAAGGGAAACTGTCGCTGCAACTCATGGAGCGGGTGGGGCGCGTCGCGGCCCGGGAAGCGGTGCGGCTCGGCGCGAGGAAGGTGGCGTTCGCCCCGCTCCTCCGGGACCAGGGGAACGACACGCTCAAGACCGGTGACGTCGAGGCCGCGGTCGTCCGAGGGGCGCTGACCGCCTACGACACCGAGCGCCGGCTCCAGAAAGAGGGACTGGGCAAGGGCGCCACGATCGAGGAGTGGTGGGTCGAGGCCGGCCCGGCCTACTACGACGAAACGGTCGCGGGGGTGAAGCAGGCCGCGGCCGGGGCGAGCGAACTCATCAAGGCCCGGAACGCGGCGCCGTACACATCGAAGGGAAAGTAG
- a CDS encoding MFS transporter: MVVGTEEQQTAPAAATTALTVIVALSVSHLLNDTIQSLISAVYPVLKESYALTYTQIGLITLAFQLTASLLQPLVGLYTDRRPLPFSLTLGMSVTLGGLLLLSVANTFPLILLAAALVGVGSAVFHPEASRVARLASGGRHGFAQSLFQVGGNAGSAAGPLLAAFVVVPWGQGSIAWFSVAAVAAMVILFRVGRWYRAHLAARVMKKSRPTLPPVSAGKAAFAIGVLLCLIFSKYFYLASLSSYYTLYLIETFDVSVQGAQVRLFVFLGAVAAGTFLGGPVGDRVGFKAVIWGSILGVLPFTLILPYSNLFWTTVLTVPIGLILASAFSAIMVYAQELLPSRVGMVAGLFFGFAFGMGGLGAAVLGWLADQTSIGYVYKVCSCLPLIGLLTALLPNLRSSR; encoded by the coding sequence GTGGTGGTCGGAACGGAAGAACAACAAACGGCACCGGCGGCGGCAACGACGGCACTCACGGTTATTGTGGCGCTCAGCGTGTCGCACCTGCTGAACGACACGATCCAGTCGCTGATCTCGGCCGTGTACCCGGTGCTCAAGGAGTCCTACGCCCTCACCTACACGCAGATCGGGCTCATCACCCTGGCCTTCCAGCTCACCGCGTCGCTCCTTCAACCGCTCGTCGGCCTGTACACCGACCGCCGCCCCCTTCCGTTCTCGCTGACGCTGGGGATGAGCGTCACGCTCGGCGGGTTGCTCCTGCTGTCGGTGGCGAACACCTTTCCGCTCATCCTGCTCGCGGCGGCCCTCGTCGGCGTCGGATCGGCGGTCTTCCACCCGGAGGCGTCGCGGGTCGCGCGGCTGGCGTCTGGCGGGCGGCACGGGTTCGCGCAGTCCCTGTTCCAGGTGGGCGGGAACGCCGGGTCGGCCGCGGGGCCGCTACTCGCCGCGTTCGTCGTGGTGCCGTGGGGCCAGGGTAGCATCGCCTGGTTCTCGGTCGCGGCGGTGGCCGCGATGGTGATCCTGTTCCGCGTCGGGCGGTGGTACCGCGCACACCTGGCGGCGCGCGTAATGAAGAAGTCGCGCCCCACCCTACCGCCCGTGTCGGCGGGCAAAGCGGCGTTCGCCATCGGGGTGCTGCTGTGCCTGATCTTCTCCAAGTATTTCTACCTGGCGAGCCTGAGCAGCTACTACACGCTGTACCTGATCGAGACGTTCGACGTGTCGGTCCAGGGCGCGCAGGTTCGACTGTTCGTGTTCCTCGGGGCAGTGGCAGCGGGGACGTTCCTCGGCGGCCCGGTCGGGGACCGGGTCGGGTTCAAGGCGGTGATTTGGGGCTCTATCCTCGGCGTGCTGCCGTTCACTTTGATCCTGCCCTATTCGAACCTGTTTTGGACGACGGTGCTGACCGTGCCGATCGGACTCATCCTGGCGTCGGCGTTCTCGGCCATCATGGTTTACGCGCAGGAACTGCTCCCGAGCCGGGTGGGAATGGTGGCCGGGCTGTTCTTCGGGTTCGCGTTCGGAATGGGCGGCCTCGGTGCGGCGGTGTTGGGCTGGCTCGCGGACCAGACGAGCATCGGGTACGTGTATAAGGTGTGCTCGTGCCTGCCGCTCATCGGCCTGCTGACCGCACTGCTCCCGAACCTTCGCAGTTCACGGTGA
- the eboE gene encoding metabolite traffic protein EboE, producing MALSRLPLGYCANVHPARTFADLLSGLDRFTVPVMRRIGRPLGAGLWLARPVVDEVLAAPHGTARLADELKRCGLTAHTFNAFPYGDFHAARVKENVYLPDWTSVERLAYTERCATVLAALLPEGGEGSISTLPIGFKGFNSQPGFLQAAERLTDCALTLARLAAENGRVIRVAIEPEPFCLLETTEETIEFFHVLWGVAAARGAEEAVREHIGVCYDVCHQAVEFEDPAACVAALDRAGVRVNKVQVSCAVELTDPAENRAGREALRQFVEPRYLHQVFARLRDGRTVGAVDLTPEFLNDPGPEFKSAEVWRIHFHVPVDAERLGPLGTTRSALAPALAAVAALSYAPHIEVETYTWSVMPGQGGADLVTALANEIEATQKIMNDLG from the coding sequence ATGGCGCTCAGCCGTTTGCCGCTTGGATACTGCGCCAACGTCCACCCGGCCCGAACCTTCGCCGACCTCCTCAGCGGCCTCGACCGCTTCACCGTGCCCGTGATGCGACGGATCGGGCGACCGCTGGGAGCCGGGCTGTGGCTCGCCCGGCCGGTCGTCGACGAGGTTCTGGCCGCGCCGCACGGAACTGCCCGGCTCGCCGACGAACTGAAACGTTGCGGGCTCACGGCACACACCTTCAACGCGTTCCCTTACGGCGATTTCCACGCCGCGCGGGTGAAAGAGAACGTGTACCTGCCGGACTGGACTTCGGTGGAGCGGCTGGCTTACACGGAGCGGTGCGCGACCGTGCTCGCCGCACTGCTGCCCGAAGGCGGCGAGGGGTCCATCTCGACCCTGCCGATCGGGTTCAAGGGATTCAACAGCCAGCCCGGGTTCCTCCAGGCCGCCGAGCGGCTAACGGATTGCGCTCTCACCCTGGCCCGCCTCGCGGCCGAGAACGGGCGCGTGATCCGGGTGGCGATCGAGCCCGAGCCGTTCTGCCTGCTGGAAACGACGGAAGAAACGATCGAGTTCTTCCACGTTCTTTGGGGAGTGGCCGCTGCGCGCGGGGCGGAAGAGGCCGTGCGGGAGCACATCGGGGTGTGCTACGACGTCTGCCACCAGGCGGTAGAATTCGAGGACCCGGCCGCCTGCGTCGCCGCCCTGGACCGGGCCGGGGTGCGGGTGAACAAGGTTCAGGTGAGTTGTGCCGTCGAGTTGACGGACCCGGCCGAGAACCGCGCGGGGCGTGAGGCCCTGCGCCAGTTCGTCGAACCGCGATACCTGCACCAGGTGTTCGCGCGGTTGCGCGACGGCCGGACGGTTGGCGCAGTGGACCTGACCCCGGAGTTCCTGAACGATCCCGGACCGGAGTTCAAATCGGCCGAGGTGTGGCGCATCCACTTCCACGTTCCGGTGGACGCGGAACGGCTCGGGCCGCTCGGAACGACGCGGTCCGCACTCGCTCCGGCCCTCGCCGCCGTCGCGGCGCTGAGCTATGCCCCGCACATTGAGGTGGAAACGTACACCTGGTCGGTGATGCCAGGGCAGGGGGGGGCCGATCTCGTGACGGCGCTGGCGAACGAGATCGAAGCCACTCAGAAGATCATGAACGACCTGGGGTGA
- a CDS encoding SDR family oxidoreductase produces the protein MTNLFNLTGEVAAVLGGTGVLGGAMADALAAAGATVAVVGRSEERGLERVRAIEQAGGKAIFVSADAMSRESLTAARDTIISKLGNVTVLINGAGGNKPEGTIAPGGDFCKMGAEGWNAVFDLNLVGGTLYPCQIFGEKMVAAGKGSIINIASMASIIPLSRVVAYSASKAAVLNLTLWLAREWATKGVRVNAISPGFFPAEQNRRMLLKDDGTYTERGQAIIGHTPMSRFGTAEELAGATVWLASQRASGFVTGQNIVVDGGFSSVTI, from the coding sequence ATGACGAATCTGTTTAACCTCACAGGCGAAGTGGCCGCGGTGCTCGGCGGGACCGGGGTGCTCGGCGGTGCGATGGCCGACGCGCTCGCGGCCGCCGGCGCGACCGTCGCGGTGGTCGGCCGCAGTGAGGAGCGCGGCCTGGAGCGCGTTCGCGCCATCGAGCAGGCCGGCGGAAAAGCGATCTTCGTTTCGGCGGACGCGATGAGCCGCGAGTCGCTCACCGCCGCCCGCGACACGATCATTTCCAAGCTCGGCAACGTCACGGTTCTGATTAACGGGGCCGGGGGGAACAAACCCGAAGGGACCATCGCACCCGGCGGCGACTTCTGCAAGATGGGCGCCGAGGGGTGGAACGCGGTGTTCGACCTGAACCTCGTCGGGGGGACGCTCTACCCGTGCCAGATCTTCGGCGAGAAGATGGTGGCGGCGGGCAAAGGGAGCATCATCAATATCGCGTCGATGGCCAGCATCATCCCTCTGTCGCGGGTGGTGGCGTACTCAGCATCGAAGGCCGCGGTGTTAAACCTGACGCTGTGGCTGGCGCGCGAGTGGGCCACGAAGGGCGTGCGGGTGAACGCGATCAGCCCGGGGTTCTTCCCAGCAGAGCAGAACCGCCGGATGCTCCTGAAGGACGACGGCACCTACACCGAGCGCGGTCAGGCGATCATCGGGCACACCCCGATGAGCCGCTTCGGGACCGCCGAAGAACTCGCGGGCGCGACGGTGTGGCTGGCCTCGCAGCGGGCGTCCGGGTTCGTGACCGGGCAGAACATCGTCGTGGACGGCGGCTTCTCTTCCGTTACGATCTAA
- a CDS encoding tagaturonate epimerase family protein — MLTLGKFSVGVGDRFAHQAKAQLRACQLAAAAGAEVTPVWNKSNREHTIIGSDPASVRTSADAAVKELNWTKPYHVDADHIRLETVERFLPACDFYTIDVADSIGRPATADAIKIFTTRHPELLGTIAIPGVSEPFTLAPADIARIIGKYLKAVKDAGAIYNKISWSKGSDNFITEVSMDETDAPQTPQELLLILAALADERVPLQTIAPKFTGRFNKGVDYVGNVAQFEREFRDDLAVIAYAVQKYRLPASLKLSVHSGSDKFSLYGPIRRALRDTGAGVHLKTAGTTWLEEVIGLAESGGEGLALAKTIYGKALAKKDELCAPYATVIDIDAAQLPGADEVNGWTSEQFVGALRHDQSNPLFNPSLRQLIHVGFKVAAQMGTQYLDALKVCEAAVSRNVTTNLFDRHLKPLFVG; from the coding sequence ATGCTCACGCTCGGCAAGTTCTCGGTCGGGGTCGGCGACCGGTTCGCACACCAAGCCAAAGCGCAACTCCGAGCGTGCCAGCTCGCCGCCGCGGCCGGCGCAGAAGTCACCCCCGTGTGGAACAAGTCGAACCGCGAGCACACCATCATCGGGTCCGACCCGGCGAGCGTGCGGACCAGCGCCGACGCGGCGGTGAAAGAGCTTAACTGGACCAAGCCCTACCACGTCGACGCCGACCACATCCGGCTCGAAACGGTCGAGCGGTTCCTGCCCGCCTGCGACTTCTACACCATCGACGTGGCGGACTCCATCGGGCGCCCGGCCACCGCGGACGCGATCAAGATCTTCACGACCCGGCACCCGGAGCTGCTCGGCACCATCGCCATCCCCGGGGTGTCCGAGCCGTTCACCCTCGCGCCCGCGGACATCGCCCGCATCATCGGCAAGTACCTCAAGGCCGTCAAGGACGCGGGCGCGATCTACAACAAGATTTCGTGGTCGAAGGGGTCGGACAACTTCATCACCGAAGTGTCCATGGACGAGACCGACGCGCCCCAGACGCCGCAGGAGCTGCTGCTGATCCTGGCGGCGCTGGCGGACGAGCGGGTGCCGCTGCAGACGATCGCCCCGAAGTTCACCGGCCGGTTCAACAAGGGCGTCGATTACGTCGGCAACGTGGCGCAGTTCGAGCGCGAGTTCCGCGACGACCTGGCGGTGATCGCTTACGCGGTGCAGAAGTACCGGCTCCCGGCGAGCCTGAAGCTGAGCGTCCACTCCGGGAGCGACAAGTTTTCGCTGTACGGCCCGATCCGGCGCGCCCTGCGGGACACGGGCGCCGGGGTCCACCTCAAGACCGCCGGCACCACGTGGCTCGAAGAGGTGATCGGGCTGGCCGAGAGCGGCGGCGAGGGGCTGGCCCTGGCGAAAACCATTTACGGCAAGGCGCTCGCCAAGAAAGACGAGCTGTGCGCCCCCTACGCGACCGTCATCGACATCGACGCCGCGCAACTGCCGGGCGCCGACGAGGTGAACGGCTGGACCTCGGAGCAGTTCGTCGGCGCCCTGCGCCACGACCAGTCGAACCCGCTGTTCAACCCGTCGCTGCGGCAGTTGATCCACGTCGGGTTCAAGGTCGCGGCACAAATGGGCACCCAGTACCTCGACGCGCTGAAGGTGTGCGAGGCCGCGGTGTCGCGCAACGTGACAACGAACCTGTTCGACCGGCACCTGAAGCCGCTGTTCGTCGGGTAG
- the infA gene encoding translation initiation factor IF-1 has protein sequence MQKTKEEAIEVEGRVTQALANTTFRVQLDIGGEVVAHIGGKMRKHYIRIIPGDRVKVEISPYDLTKGRITFRIRG, from the coding sequence ATGCAAAAAACAAAAGAAGAAGCGATCGAAGTGGAGGGCCGCGTGACGCAGGCCCTCGCGAACACCACGTTCCGCGTCCAACTGGACATCGGCGGAGAAGTGGTCGCGCACATCGGCGGCAAGATGCGGAAGCACTACATCCGCATCATCCCGGGCGACCGGGTGAAGGTGGAGATCTCACCGTACGACCTGACGAAGGGGCGGATCACCTTCCGTATCCGCGGTTAG
- a CDS encoding WD40 repeat domain-containing protein: MLLFEDHRDETATVVHKAVVYAVAFSPDGSTLATGARDGSVFVRDAAGHVVPVLERSPKSSPVHALSFSPSGTALFVGGASGWYRYRQTESGWREASSKEVDSKASLPVTALTVLNEQTVAVGTGDRFKASGGALEIWDVSNDRKQSPHFTEPNGVRTIAVSPSKKIVAWGTGHRKVRVWDITTPKPMTEFPQASDCPAIALSSDGSVLAVASDRSTKLYDLRAKRERAVLKGHKGQVLCVAFSPDGRTVATGSFDFTVRLWDVATGNERASFKWDIGRVYCVSYAPDGFRLAAGGDLGRVVVWDAD, from the coding sequence ATGCTCCTTTTCGAAGACCACAGGGACGAAACGGCCACCGTCGTTCACAAGGCGGTCGTGTACGCCGTCGCGTTCTCCCCCGACGGGTCGACGCTCGCCACGGGCGCCCGCGACGGCTCCGTCTTCGTGCGCGACGCCGCCGGACACGTGGTGCCCGTGCTGGAGCGCTCGCCCAAATCGTCGCCCGTCCACGCGCTCAGTTTTTCCCCGAGCGGCACCGCGCTGTTCGTGGGCGGTGCCTCCGGGTGGTACCGTTACCGGCAGACCGAGAGCGGGTGGAGAGAAGCCAGTTCCAAGGAGGTCGACTCCAAGGCGTCGCTCCCGGTCACGGCCCTGACGGTTCTCAACGAGCAAACCGTTGCGGTCGGCACCGGCGACCGGTTCAAGGCGAGCGGTGGGGCGCTCGAGATCTGGGACGTGTCGAACGACCGCAAGCAAAGCCCGCACTTCACCGAACCTAACGGCGTCCGGACGATCGCCGTCAGCCCGTCCAAGAAAATCGTCGCATGGGGGACCGGCCACCGCAAGGTTCGGGTGTGGGACATCACCACGCCGAAGCCGATGACCGAGTTCCCGCAGGCGAGCGATTGCCCCGCCATCGCGCTCAGCTCCGACGGCTCGGTGCTCGCGGTCGCGAGCGACCGGAGCACCAAGCTTTACGACCTCCGGGCCAAACGAGAACGTGCCGTACTGAAGGGGCATAAGGGGCAGGTGCTGTGCGTGGCCTTCTCGCCGGATGGGAGAACGGTCGCCACGGGCAGCTTCGATTTCACGGTGCGGTTGTGGGACGTTGCCACGGGCAACGAGCGGGCCAGTTTCAAATGGGACATCGGTCGCGTGTACTGCGTGAGCTACGCACCGGACGGGTTCCGCCTTGCGGCCGGCGGTGACCTGGGTCGCGTCGTGGTGTGGGACGCGGATTAA
- a CDS encoding NUDIX hydrolase, whose amino-acid sequence MPYTPILATLGYVFSPDGTRVLMVHRNARPGDLHLGKYNGLGGKLEPGEDVVAGMRREIREEAGIECDAMQLAGTISWPGFGKGGEDWFGFIFRVNRFTGVPHSANVEGTLEWVDVERVPALPLWPGDKFFLPLVFDRSGPQFHGVMPYRDGHPLSWNCSTVTANV is encoded by the coding sequence ATGCCCTACACGCCGATCCTCGCCACCCTCGGCTACGTGTTTTCACCGGACGGAACCCGCGTGCTGATGGTCCACCGGAACGCCCGCCCGGGGGACTTGCACCTCGGCAAGTACAACGGCCTGGGCGGGAAGCTCGAGCCGGGCGAGGACGTGGTCGCCGGGATGCGGCGCGAGATCCGCGAGGAAGCCGGCATCGAGTGCGACGCAATGCAACTGGCGGGGACCATTTCGTGGCCCGGGTTCGGAAAGGGCGGCGAGGACTGGTTCGGATTCATCTTTCGCGTGAACCGGTTCACCGGTGTTCCACATAGCGCCAACGTGGAGGGGACGCTGGAGTGGGTGGACGTCGAGCGCGTACCGGCGCTCCCGCTCTGGCCGGGGGACAAGTTCTTTCTCCCGCTGGTTTTCGACCGTTCGGGGCCGCAGTTTCACGGCGTCATGCCGTACCGGGACGGGCACCCGCTCTCCTGGAACTGTAGCACCGTTACCGCCAACGTTTGA
- a CDS encoding serine/threonine-protein kinase encodes MSALPNNIRSTTPGAFVPAVGAEPSPGYRLRCVRGRGGFAEVWEAEAPTGPPVALKFMPTSNTATTARELRSVKSFQGMEHPYIVKTYDVWSIPGYLVINMELAEATLLDLMQVYRDELGQDIEPATLCLYLWQVAEALDFLNARQHVRDGRRVGFQHGDVKPNNILLFGDVAKLTDHGLATPTHAPSTPCARQGTREYAAPEVFLGSISDWSDQFSLAVTYYALRTGTFPFAPPVKAASRSSLRPLANLSGVTDAEQPALRRALAPVPQERFPNCLEFMAALLKALKLRVELPDGEGGRMKVTREAAISAGSGVRKLATPALSVSSAARKTPFGSGNV; translated from the coding sequence TTGTCTGCCCTTCCCAACAACATCCGTTCGACCACGCCCGGCGCGTTCGTCCCCGCCGTCGGTGCGGAGCCGTCGCCGGGGTACCGGCTCCGGTGCGTCCGCGGTCGCGGCGGGTTCGCCGAGGTGTGGGAGGCGGAAGCGCCGACCGGGCCGCCGGTGGCGCTCAAGTTCATGCCGACCTCGAACACGGCCACCACGGCCCGCGAGCTGCGGTCGGTGAAGTCGTTTCAGGGGATGGAGCACCCGTACATCGTCAAGACGTACGACGTGTGGTCCATCCCGGGCTACCTCGTCATCAACATGGAACTGGCCGAGGCAACGCTCCTCGACCTGATGCAGGTGTACCGCGACGAGTTGGGGCAGGACATCGAGCCGGCGACCCTCTGCCTGTACCTCTGGCAGGTGGCCGAAGCGCTGGACTTCCTGAACGCCCGGCAGCACGTCCGCGACGGCCGGCGGGTCGGGTTCCAGCACGGCGACGTGAAGCCGAACAACATCCTGCTGTTCGGCGACGTGGCGAAGCTCACCGACCACGGCCTGGCGACCCCGACGCACGCCCCGAGTACGCCGTGCGCGCGCCAGGGGACGCGCGAGTACGCAGCCCCGGAAGTGTTCCTCGGGTCCATCTCTGACTGGTCGGACCAGTTCAGCCTTGCGGTGACGTATTACGCGCTGCGCACGGGGACGTTTCCGTTCGCGCCTCCGGTGAAGGCCGCGTCCCGGTCGTCGCTGCGCCCGCTCGCGAACCTGAGCGGCGTGACCGACGCCGAACAGCCGGCCCTGCGGCGGGCGCTGGCCCCGGTCCCGCAGGAGCGGTTCCCGAACTGTCTGGAGTTCATGGCGGCGCTGCTCAAGGCCCTGAAGTTGCGTGTCGAACTGCCCGACGGCGAGGGCGGCCGGATGAAGGTGACGCGCGAGGCGGCGATCAGCGCCGGGTCCGGGGTTCGCAAACTGGCGACACCCGCACTGAGCGTATCGTCGGCCGCCCGAAAGACCCCGTTCGGCAGCGGTAACGTGTAG
- a CDS encoding aminotransferase class V-fold PLP-dependent enzyme has translation MLTSESRRRDFPTLDGRAYLNTAAEGVPPLAVGEALAQYFRDKQLGMDGRVPHAAQWEAARALTAEFLGLTAAEIGICSCSSEAYNLAALALQLQPGDEVICTDLDFPASSTPWLQPACPATLRLWKHRSGALHVEDLIPLLSPRTRLVNVSLVSFYNGFTVALPPIVEAVRKHSPALLGVDVTQAIGRIPLDLRGADLIVSSTHKWILASHGGGLVGVPKDRAKEWTAPAGGWFNLEDAFGPGSFEAVKSKPGAASFMVGMPNYPALYAVRAGLEYLRGVGVANIDAHARPLVLHCLTELRKLPVEVLTPDEPDHIAGILAFKHPKAAEINARLHAGNVHVMNPTGRLRVAVHGYNTHDDIERLLRELKAALAAV, from the coding sequence ATGCTCACCAGCGAATCCCGGCGCCGCGACTTCCCGACCCTCGACGGCCGTGCCTACCTCAACACCGCGGCGGAAGGGGTTCCCCCGCTGGCGGTCGGCGAGGCGCTCGCGCAGTACTTTCGGGACAAGCAACTCGGCATGGACGGCCGCGTGCCCCACGCCGCGCAGTGGGAGGCGGCGCGGGCACTCACCGCCGAGTTCTTGGGACTGACGGCCGCGGAGATCGGGATCTGTTCGTGCTCGTCCGAGGCGTACAACCTGGCCGCGCTCGCGCTGCAACTCCAGCCGGGCGACGAGGTGATTTGCACCGACCTCGATTTTCCGGCCAGTTCGACGCCGTGGCTCCAGCCCGCGTGCCCGGCCACCCTCCGCCTCTGGAAGCACCGCAGCGGCGCCCTGCACGTAGAAGACTTAATTCCGCTGCTGAGTCCCAGAACGCGGTTGGTGAACGTGTCGCTGGTGAGCTTCTACAACGGGTTCACGGTGGCGCTGCCGCCGATCGTGGAAGCGGTCCGGAAGCACTCGCCCGCGCTGCTCGGGGTGGACGTGACGCAGGCGATCGGGCGAATCCCGCTCGACCTGCGCGGCGCCGACCTCATCGTCAGCAGCACGCACAAGTGGATTCTGGCGTCGCACGGCGGCGGGCTGGTTGGCGTGCCGAAGGACCGGGCGAAGGAGTGGACCGCGCCGGCCGGCGGGTGGTTCAACCTCGAAGACGCGTTCGGGCCGGGCAGTTTCGAGGCCGTGAAGAGCAAGCCGGGCGCGGCGAGCTTCATGGTCGGGATGCCGAACTACCCCGCCCTCTACGCCGTCCGGGCGGGCCTGGAGTACTTGCGCGGGGTGGGTGTGGCGAACATCGACGCGCACGCGCGACCGCTCGTACTCCACTGCCTCACCGAGCTACGGAAGCTCCCCGTCGAGGTGCTCACCCCGGACGAGCCGGATCACATCGCGGGGATTCTGGCGTTCAAGCACCCGAAGGCCGCCGAGATCAACGCCCGGCTCCACGCGGGTAACGTTCACGTCATGAACCCGACCGGCCGGCTCCGCGTTGCGGTTCACGGGTACAACACGCACGACGACATCGAGAGGCTGTTACGGGAATTGAAGGCCGCTCTCGCGGCGGTGTAA